Proteins encoded together in one Carya illinoinensis cultivar Pawnee chromosome 3, C.illinoinensisPawnee_v1, whole genome shotgun sequence window:
- the LOC122304952 gene encoding uncharacterized protein LOC122304952 codes for QSSSRPPLFCGDNYSFWKVRMRIFLQAQGREIWKCIVNGPYIPTKVVGGVKVKKEEEEFDREDDRLYTLNLTAMNLLYNALNGNEFNRIMNCATAKEIWDNLEVTYEGTSQVKESKIYILTHEYEMFKMNDDESISSMHTRFTNIINSLTALGKVYSKVEIVRKILNSLPKRWESKVTAILEARDLKKLEVNELIGSLITLDSGCSRHMTGDKTKFFDLRSKEEGHVTFGDNSKGKIVGIGKIGNESSLIIEDVLLVEGLKHNLLSISQLCDKGFTVTFKMDKCIILNDHDCNICFIAFRNNNVYTIDFEEITSQDAICLSAQNETSWLWHRRLGHANMELISKLSKNDLVRGLPKTYFLKDKICDACQFGKQTKTSFKTKKHISTTRPLQLIHMDLFGPNRVASLGGKYYTFVIVDDFSRYTWVIFLAHKDEAHNAFTKLCKRIQNEKGYTISSIRSDRGKEFVNKNIETFCDENGFIHNFSAPRTPQQNGVVERKNRSLQEMARTMLNENNLPSYFWAEAVSTACYVINRVMLRSKLDKTPYELWNEKKPNIGYFHVFGCKCFILNDRDNLGKFDAKSDEGIFLGYSTNSKAYRVFKKKTLTVQESMHVVFDELEAIRMLLAYACYKDFKLFQMDVKSAFLNGFINEEVYVEQPPGFENHISPNHVFKLTKALYGLKQAPRAWYERLSGFLIEKGFSRGKIDTTLFIKYENDDILLIQIYVDDIIFGATNENMCQVFAKTMQEEFEMSMMGELTFFLGLQIKQAKSGTFINQSKYIKELLKKFGMENAKEIGTPMSPSTKLDKDESGKPVDSKIYRGMIGSLLYLTASRPDIMFSVCLCARFQSSPKESHLIAVKRILRYLSGTINLGLWYPKHTSFDLISYTDADYAGCKIDRKSTSGACHFLGHALVSWFSKKQNSVALSTAEAEYVAAGSCCAQVLYMKQQLEDFKLMYNHIPIKCDNTSAINLSKNPIQHSRTKHIEIRYHFLRDHVQKGDIMLEFTNTHDQLADIFTK; via the exons caatctagtagtcggcctccactcttttgtggagataattactcattctggaaagttagaatgagaatatttcttcaagctcaaggtagagaaatatggaaatgtattgtaaatggaccttatattccaacaaaagtggttggtggagtaaaggtcaaaaaggaagaagaagagtttgatcgtgaagacgatagactttatactttaaatttaactgctatgaatttattatataatgctcttaatggaaatgagtttaatagaataatgaattgcgctacggcaaaggaaatttgggataacttggaagtaacttatgaaggaacttcgcaagtcaaggaatcaaaaatttatattcttactcatgaatatgaaatgtttaagatgaatgatgatgaatctatttctagtatgcacactcgttttactaacatcataaacagcttgacagctcttggcaaagtttattccaaggtagagatagtaagaaaaattctcaactctttaccaaaacgttgggaatcaaaagttacagcgattcttgaagctagagacctcaagaagctcgaagtcaatgaactcattgggtcacttatcacc ttagatagtggatgttcaagacacatgacgggagacaagactaagttctttgatcttagatctaaagaagaaggacacgtgacatttggagacaactcgaaagggaagatcgtgggaataggtaaaattggtaatgaatcttctcttataattgaagatgttctacttgttgaaggtttaaaacataatcttttgagcataagtcaattatgtgataaaggatttacagttacttttaaaatggataaatgcattattttgaatgatcatgattgtaatatttgttttattgcttttagaaacaataatgtttatacaattgattttgaagaaattacctcacaagatgctatttgcttgtcagctcaaaatgaaactagttggttatggcatagaagattaggtcatgccaacatggaacttatttccaaactttcaaaaaatgatcttgtcagaggtttaccaaaaacatattttcttaaagacaaaatttgtgatgcatgtcaatttggtaaacaaacaaaaacttcttttaaaactaagaaacatatttccactactagaccattgcaactgatacacatggatctttttggaccaaatagagttgcaagtctaggaggaaaatattatacatttgttattgttgatgatttctctagatatacttgggtcatctttcttgctcataaagatgaggcacataatgcctttaccaagttatgcaagagaattcaaaatgaaaagggctatactatttcaagtatccgaagtgataggggaaaagaatttgttaataaaaatattgaaacattttgtgatgaaaacggttttattcataatttttctgctcctcgaactcctcaacaaaatggggtagtagagaggaaaaatagatctcttcaagagatggcaagaacaatgctcaatgagaacaacttgcctagttatttttgggccgaagcggtaagtactgcatgttatgttataaatagagttatgttaaggtctaaattagataaaaccccctatgagctttggaatgagaaaaagcccaacattggttactttcatgtatttggatgcaaatgttttattttgaatgacagagataatttaggcaagtttgatgcaaaatctgatgaaggtatttttctcgggtattctactaatagtaaagcttatagagtattcaagaaaaagactttaactgtacaagaatctatgcatgtagtatttgatgaa ttagaagctattcgaatgctacttgcatatgcttgttataaagatttcaaactttttcaaatggatgttaaaagtgctttcttaaatggttttataaatgaagaggtatatgttgagcaacctccaggttttgaaaatcatatttccccaaatcatgttttcaaactcacaaaagcactatatggacttaaacaagctcctagagcttggtacgagagactcagtggtttcttgattgaaaaaggtttttcaagaggaaaaatcgacacaactcttttcattaaatatgaaaatgatgatattcttttgattcagatttatgttgatgatataatattcggtgctactaatgaaaatatgtgtcaagtttttgctaagactatgcaggaagaatttgagatgagcatgatgggtgaacttacattctttctcggattgcaaattaagcaagcaaaaagtgggacattcatcaatcaatcaaaatatattaaggaattactgaaaaagtttgggatggaaaatgctaaggaaattggaacaccaatgagcccatcaactaaacttgataaagatgaatccggtaagccagttgactcgaagatatatcgaggtatgattggtagcttattatatttaacagccagtagaccagatattatgtttagtgtgtgcttatgtgcacgttttcaatcatctccaaaagaatcacatttaattgcagttaagcgcattcttagatatcttagtggtacaattaacctagggttatggtaccctaagcacacatctttcgatttaatcagctacacagatgcagattatgctggctgtaaaatagatcgaaaaagcactagtggagcatgccatttcttaggtcatgcattagtttcctggtttagtaaaaaacaaaattctgttgcactatctactgctgaggcagaatatgttgctgcgggtagttgttgtgctcaagttctctacatgaagcaacaacttgaagattttaaactcatgtataatcacattccaatcaaatgtgataatacaagtgctataaatctttcaaagaacccaatacaacattctagaactaagcatattgaaataaggtatcattttcttcgagatcatgtgcaaaaaggtgatataatgttagagttcacaaacacacacgatcagttagcagatattttcacaaaa